The genome window AGCTGCTAAGCTATCCAGGTATCCTTGCAGTCCGTTTGCAGCTTCTACTCTGCTTGGAGAGTTGTATAATACAGCATACAGCATGTCGTCCGCATAAGTTGCAATGAGAGCCTTGGAGGGATCTTCCAAATATATGCACCCATTAGGATGGGTAGGTCATAGGTGTATAGGGAGTAGATCAGAGGTCCTAAAACACTACCCTGCGGGACTCTAGCTCTCATGTGACATGCTGCTTACTAAcatcaaataattataaaattaatatcattTAACTACAtagtatatgtacataatcTTATTTTAACTTTCAGTTTAACACTTCCTCAGCTACAGCActattacaataattaataattctgactttatggaaatttcgatataatttttcttacttattataatgtatagtatatagctATCAAACACTTTCTCAGGCTTAAACGACACCATcctcaattaaaattgttaaaggTCAGTGTAAATCTTCAatcattcaaattatttaatcaataatCCCATATTTTCAGAAAGCCCAcgcattattattacaatgTGAAATTTTATTATGTTGTATAATAAATCGCATACTTTATTACTTTCACTTTCAACAACATCatctgcaacaacaatggctaTAGGTCAGTGCTGTGTTGTAAGTTATCAaacagtaaaataaatatttattatacgtAATAATTTGACATTTGAAGGAAGCATACTGAGTGCCAAATCGTCATTATGTCaacattattgttattactttTTATCTACTATGAACGTAATTATCAAGCACTTTCTCAGTCTTGGAGAGAGTCCTCAACAAAAGTGGCAATATTGTTTACTACCAAACATTtaagataataaataatattatcaatacacaattttaaagatcattcataaataaaatataaaattgtattttataaaaatctacTCCATGTCAacgttattgttattattttgaatcTTCCACAGTCTTAGACAACAATATCcgcaacaaaaattattacagGTCAGTGTAATGCTGctagttatttaatattgaaagtTTTTTATAGTAACTATACACTTAAAAAGCGAAAACATTACTGGACCAATATAAAACTGTgtcaacattatttttattacattttatctACCAAACTATTAAGCACTTTCTCAGACTCGGACAACAGCATccgcaacaacaatggctGTAGGTCAGTGCTAGTCAAAGCAGCAAGAAGAGCAACAATTAAAGAGCGCGCATGCGCACAAAAGAAACTCGCtctcattattttttatttctcttttgcGGCGAATTGATGAACTTATAATGAAATTTAGGTAGCGCCTTTGCATAAAAAGAGCTAATGACAATATAAATTCACATGCCTTGTGGAAATCTGCTGCAGATGGGCAGCGGTTGCTGTCATTGACGTTgagtcgctgtcgctgttgttgttgctgttgctgctcctcctTCTCCATCTTCATCTCATTCCACAACTGCAGAcaatatcaatttatataGAGGACAGACATTTATAGTTGGAGTTGAGTATGATATCTCTTGGGATAGTGGAGACCATTTTATCGTGGTGGCGAAAATCAGTAATTAGCGTAAATTGAGTTGGTAAAAAGCGCAAGTGctttgaattgttgttgttattcctGTTGATTATGTGGCAATTAGTTGTCGCTTTTGCGGCATGCCACCCTCTGTGTTGTcttgacagcaacaacagcaggtaAATCCCCATCCAGAGAGTCAATCCAGAGCAGCTTAGCATCCTAATTAAACAAGTTGATTAATTTCGCCACCCGCTGACCTTCAGCCTCTCGATGCTAAGGCTTCTCAACTCCAGCTCAATCCAGCCTCAACTTGTGGATAGTTTTGATAAGTTCTGACCTGGGTCATCTTACCATACAGAAGAAGTTTGTTGCCAAGTTTATTCCCACAAGCTCGCATATATTGTTGAAGGTATTAAACTGCTCAAAATGCCCGCAAGCCATGCAAAAGTTTCCCATATCAATTTTCGAAGCGTATTGCAAATATTCTTTAAGCCAGCCAAATGACTGCAAATTCATGAAAGAGGGAAACCCAAATAAAGTCTTTTGCTGCAtacattttatgatttatgaaaatattccaAACTTGccacaattatatatattggGCCACCCACAATCCAAAATCCACTGTCCAATGCCCACTGCCCACTGTGGTAATGCAATCAGCTtcagcattaaattaaatctccgagcagagagagagtttTTGTTTGGGGCAGTGTTGCATattcaacaattgcaaaactgGGCGAAACCGACGACGAAGtaataacaaatgcaaatgaatgctCAAGAAAATTTAGTTACTACAAAATGTTCGTATTCCTTGCTCTGACAGACAAATGCGCAGATGAGTTTTTGGCTTAGTCCTTGGAAGGAAGGCAAGAAGCCTCCTTCTTGGCTTCCCCTTCGCTGGTCGACGAACAATTGAATTGGTTTAATTTGTTGCTAGAATACTTTTGGCGAAATAAATAAGGAACAATTGCACACAATGCACAATGCAATGTAACAAAGATCCAAGACGAAATTTAAGCCAAGCACATACATACTCTTTGCTCTGTCGTCCCTTCGTCCTGCTAGTCAATATAATCAAGCTGCCCAATTCCCCAGCAGCTGCCGCAcacaaaatgacaaaaaatgAAGTGCCAATGTGTAGACGACATGTTCGTggcagcgagagagagacgagGTGACGAGGGAAGGGGCGAGAGGATCTCGGCACTGATGAGTTCACTTCACTGAGCAAATGAAACGATATTGTTGTCAATTTAGGTGCaacaaagaacaacaacgaacaacgtcagacaagacaaaacaaacagcatGCATGATGCCTGACAAAGAAACCAACCAGAGGGAGTGAAAGTGAGAGGGGAGGGGAGGCCATTGAAAGGGAGAGTAttagtgtgagtgtgagtgtgagggGGTAAGCATTCAGGAAGATATCAGAAAGGATGACAGCAGTAACATCAGCAGCCCAACTACCAGCTGGCAGCTACCAGGTTTCCGAGCACATaacaacaaaggcaaacaacaacaaattgcatgTCCTTCCGCCTTAGATGCAACACAATATACGCACTCATATTTACTTTGTCAGGTAAAAAAGGAAGGGGATACAGAGGGGAGCTGCATTGGGTTAAGGGCAAACTCCTGCTGCAGCATTAATGAAAACTGTAAGCGAACTGACACAGATAACATGGCAcaagagcacacacacacacacacacacacacacaactcacattgccacatgccacatgggTGTGGCAGTATTTGCAACACACAGCAGGACAATTTCCGCACCTGCGGGAAGCTGCTGAAATTGGACAGCTATTTGGTGTTCGATATATCTGCAGTTAAGTGCTTGCTTGCCTGCTTTCTGCCATGTGGATGCCATGCGGCAGCTGAAACAATTGTCAACTCATTAAATGCACTTCAAATTGACTTCAttgcaaaattgcattttctttgGCCTTTTCCAATAATCCTCACTccaataaaatcaacaaagaAGAATCTCAACTCAGCTGCTGTTTCTAAACTATTATCATTATTGATCAAATTACCGAACAAAAAGACACAAAGCTCCTCTTCACATGTAGTTAAAAGCTAAAGTTATGAAAACTTGTATtttcattccattttattaaagaaagaaaagttcattttagttaattgcaaatataaaatCTCACATTGTTtgctcaatttttattttcagagTTCACCGATTTTGAAACTGAAATTACTAAGcggaaaacaagaaaattcCTTTGTGTATGTTTCTAAGTATGTGAGATATTAAATGTGTATTTTCATATCCAtctttcacaaaaaaaatataatcttttatttatttttcatttagtaAGTAatcaaaaaattgtatttctttatttttatttcaattaataaacaatttaaattaggtattttatttattgtgatGAAGAGAAACTTTTACTACATGCAATTCTGTCAGACATGCTCTATTTGACTTTAAGCCTACTAAAGGCAAAtgaaactctctctctctctctttctctctctctctctctctctctctgctcaaCTACTTGGGTCCAATAATAGAATTTAACCTTTAACCCATTTTGCCCATTTTGTCGGCGAAATAAAGTTTAGAATTTGAGACAGTGATACATTTATTTTGGATAGAGATAGAtaataagttaaataaataaattagatatTATAATTAAGAGTAGACTACATTTAGCTGGCTGTGTTGAAGAAAAGGGCCAAAGCGGAGTGTCCTTTAAAGTCGGACAACTTCGACGCCCTGAGGCGCAAAGAGCGACTCGGCTGCCAGTTTCAGCTTCTCATTGACCAATTTGGCAATTTTGGGTGTGCGACGCCAGACAAATTCGCGTGTGCGGTCATGATTGTCCTTGCTCTCCACCTCCACCTAAAGGCAAAGCATTGATGTTAATTGCACAAAGTGGACTTTGAAGTGTCAtatgttgttgtgtgttgttgttgttacctGTTTGGGCTGCTGCACTTTGATGGACATCAAGGTGGCCCGATCATCCAGCACACTAAACTTGATGCGGCCGATCATCTCGTTGGTCCTGGCCGTGGCACTTTTCACGCTGCGCACGCTGCCCCGCTTGAAGGACTTCTCGACGCGCAGTGTCAACGGACCCAGCGTGAATTTAGCCTTAATGGTCGAATTGCGACCTTCCGCATCGCTGATCACCTTCACATTGCCCACGCGCTTCAGCGACGCCAGGCCGGACAGACTGCCCTCGGCTTTTTGTAGCTTCTCCACTTCCGCACCCGCGCCCGCCTTGCTTGCCCCAGCCGCAGCCGCTGGCTGATTGTAGCTGCCGCTGCTTCCCGCCTTTAACGCTGCCGCAGACGCTGCCTTTTTTGTGTTCTGTTTCTGCGTCTGACGCTGTCCTGTTGTCTGTCCTGATTTCTTTTGGCTGACTTTGCCGGCAGCCGGCAGCTGCTCGCCATTGAACACGGTGCGAGTTTCCGCTTTCCCAGAACCGGATGCTACGGCCTGTTGCCCCTGCTCCGATTCCGATGCCGAGTGCTCCACCTTCCGCTGTTCGATGGCTTTGAGGCCAAGCTCAGTCTGTAATTGCGTCAATTGCTCCTGCAATTTAACTGATTCCATGGTGCctccattgctgctgctgctgctgctgctgtcgctggcTGCTCTTGGCTCCGAGCGAGTGTTCTTGCTGCAAGTCACAGAGATTGACAAATTTGCATCATTTGCTTTGACCTTTGACGCACTGATTTGCTCGTGAATACTCTAACTCGAACTACAAGGTTATACaagtcgtatacttaatatgctGCAACTAATAGCTACTTCAACTAGTTGATTTATCGACCAACAAGTTTTCGAATCGCCCTATAATAATACTTATGATTCAACATACATAACTACTTGTCGTAGTATTGTGTTATATCCCATGtcgtatatttaatatttagttttgCGCCTGCTCTTTTTGAGGAAatctataaattataaatactaatGGAAAACTACTTTAAATGCTGCATCTAACTATTATATGCTTTTATCTTGCCTTCAccttacatatttttcttgttccctggtcgtatgcgtaatattattttgcagtGCTTTCTCTCCTTATGAAATATACAACAAtcttaaaattcatttaaaattgaattgcaaaaaCTTCAACTAATAGCTGCTACTTTTAACAACATATTCTCTTGTTGcacttattatttttgttgatttttctacattttgttttgtggcttAGTTGGTTATTCTCaatattagtttatttttattttctattgcaTCCTTTGCAGTTTTAAATCCTACACAAATATACAACTAAAAACAACTTGAGtgtgctttaatttaattaaaaactcaCTTGATCGCATACTAACTATgccataaaaatcaattgttttcatttacttaCAGCTTCTTGTGGGTTGTCGTCTTGTGGCTGCCATTTCCGCCCTTGGTCTTTGTTGTGGTCTTCACGTTGGCGCCACTgcgtgtgggcgtggctggaGCAGCTGCCGAGCGGCCAGCGAGGCGGACCACAAACGGATCATAATTGTCCGCAACGATGCGATTTATGCGAGAAAAGATGGCGTCAATGAAATGATTGTGACGCGCCTGGAATGCGTCCGTTGACATGTC of Drosophila nasuta strain 15112-1781.00 chromosome 3, ASM2355853v1, whole genome shotgun sequence contains these proteins:
- the LOC132792117 gene encoding uncharacterized protein LOC132792117 isoform X1, with the translated sequence MKFVILLCVLSALLLQIEASPLQLLSRSERAVARQQAVSNDVAPAPAAAASSDDDDDDDDEDDDDDEPDLGDLVDDDDVILLSGFTDDDDDDEDDDDEEEDDTPQGQAAPAAAASDDDDEEEDDDDDDYLDRLFDDILGDDDDEDDDDEDTPAASPAQSPVAAAPAQALDEVAPAAASSSLSSGISDGVDLPAESGNAVEPIASGNAVEDVAAGVAPAAASAGNNNEGALTGDDEEADDDDDDDDDDEFIGDGVIEARREARDLKNNVIDMSTDAFQARHNHFIDAIFSRINRIVADNYDPFVVRLAGRSAAAPATPTRSGANVKTTTKTKGGNGSHKTTTHKKLKNTRSEPRAASDSSSSSSSNGGTMESVKLQEQLTQLQTELGLKAIEQRKVEHSASESEQGQQAVASGSGKAETRTVFNGEQLPAAGKVSQKKSGQTTGQRQTQKQNTKKAASAAALKAGSSGSYNQPAAAAGASKAGAGAEVEKLQKAEGSLSGLASLKRVGNVKVISDAEGRNSTIKAKFTLGPLTLRVEKSFKRGSVRSVKSATARTNEMIGRIKFSVLDDRATLMSIKVQQPKQVEVESKDNHDRTREFVWRRTPKIAKLVNEKLKLAAESLFAPQGVEVVRL
- the LOC132792117 gene encoding uncharacterized protein LOC132792117 isoform X2; translation: MKFVILLCVLSALLLQIEASPLQLLSRSERAVARQQAVSNDVAPAPAAAASSDDDDDDDDEDDDDDEPDLGDLVDDDDDDDDDDEDDDDEEEDDTPQGQAAPAAAASDDDDEEEDDDDDDYLDRLFDDILGDDDDEDDDDEDTPAASPAQSPVAAAPAQALDEVAPAAASSSLSSGISDGVDLPAESGNAVEPIASGNAVEDVAAGVAPAAASAGNNNEGALTGDDEEADDDDDDDDDDEFIGDGVIEARREARDLKNNVIDMSTDAFQARHNHFIDAIFSRINRIVADNYDPFVVRLAGRSAAAPATPTRSGANVKTTTKTKGGNGSHKTTTHKKLKNTRSEPRAASDSSSSSSSNGGTMESVKLQEQLTQLQTELGLKAIEQRKVEHSASESEQGQQAVASGSGKAETRTVFNGEQLPAAGKVSQKKSGQTTGQRQTQKQNTKKAASAAALKAGSSGSYNQPAAAAGASKAGAGAEVEKLQKAEGSLSGLASLKRVGNVKVISDAEGRNSTIKAKFTLGPLTLRVEKSFKRGSVRSVKSATARTNEMIGRIKFSVLDDRATLMSIKVQQPKQVEVESKDNHDRTREFVWRRTPKIAKLVNEKLKLAAESLFAPQGVEVVRL
- the LOC132792117 gene encoding nucleolar protein dao-5 isoform X4; amino-acid sequence: MKFVILLCVLSALLLQIEASPLQLLSRSERAVARQQAVSNDVAPAPAAAASSDDDDDDDDEDDDDDEPDLGDLVDDDDDDDDDDEDDDDEEEDDTPQGQAAPAAAASDDDDEEEDDDDDDYLDRLFDDILGDDDDEDDDDEDTPAASPAQSPVAAAPAQALDEVAPAAASSSLSSGISDGVDLPAESGNAVEPIASGNAVEDVAAGVAPAAASAGNNNEGDLKNNVIDMSTDAFQARHNHFIDAIFSRINRIVADNYDPFVVRLAGRSAAAPATPTRSGANVKTTTKTKGGNGSHKTTTHKKLKNTRSEPRAASDSSSSSSSNGGTMESVKLQEQLTQLQTELGLKAIEQRKVEHSASESEQGQQAVASGSGKAETRTVFNGEQLPAAGKVSQKKSGQTTGQRQTQKQNTKKAASAAALKAGSSGSYNQPAAAAGASKAGAGAEVEKLQKAEGSLSGLASLKRVGNVKVISDAEGRNSTIKAKFTLGPLTLRVEKSFKRGSVRSVKSATARTNEMIGRIKFSVLDDRATLMSIKVQQPKQVEVESKDNHDRTREFVWRRTPKIAKLVNEKLKLAAESLFAPQGVEVVRL
- the LOC132792117 gene encoding dentin sialophosphoprotein isoform X3, coding for MKFVILLCVLSALLLQIEASPLQLLSRSERAVARQQAVSNDVAPAPAAAASSDDDDDDDDEDDDDDEPDLGDLVDDDDVILLSGFTDDDDDDEDDDDEEEDDTPQGQAAPAAAASDDDDEEEDDDDDDYLDRLFDDILGDDDDEDDDDEDTPAASPAQSPVAAAPAQALDEVAPAAASSSLSSGISDGVDLPAESGNAVEPIASGNAVEDVAAGVAPAAASAGNNNEGDLKNNVIDMSTDAFQARHNHFIDAIFSRINRIVADNYDPFVVRLAGRSAAAPATPTRSGANVKTTTKTKGGNGSHKTTTHKKLKNTRSEPRAASDSSSSSSSNGGTMESVKLQEQLTQLQTELGLKAIEQRKVEHSASESEQGQQAVASGSGKAETRTVFNGEQLPAAGKVSQKKSGQTTGQRQTQKQNTKKAASAAALKAGSSGSYNQPAAAAGASKAGAGAEVEKLQKAEGSLSGLASLKRVGNVKVISDAEGRNSTIKAKFTLGPLTLRVEKSFKRGSVRSVKSATARTNEMIGRIKFSVLDDRATLMSIKVQQPKQVEVESKDNHDRTREFVWRRTPKIAKLVNEKLKLAAESLFAPQGVEVVRL